DNA sequence from the Pseudobacteroides sp. genome:
GCTTATCAAGGTTCAAATTCTTCTTTTCCACCAATATCCCTGTTATAACGCCAACTGTAAAAAATAAAATGATATCCAAAAACTCATTAATAGCTTGGACATCAAAAGTACTTAGTGATAGGAGTATATAGGGAGAATAGATTAGGCTTACAGCCAGTGAAACAGTAATACCACCCCTGAAGCCAAAATTGAAGGCTGCAAGAATAATAGGTATATAATAAAAAAGCCTATAAAAGTTATGAATAGGCAAATCCCTATCTCCTCCAAAATAATGCAGGAGACTGACAGCTATTACCAGGACAACAAGTAACACTTTAATTCTTAATTTGTTTTTCATTTTACCTCAATCTTTATTTATTATTTAAATTTTCACAGTACGGGCAATACTTCCACGCTGGACTTACTCTTTCTCCGCAATTTTCACATTTCTTTTTTAATGTTTCCTTACAAATAGGGCACACATTAAAGCTTTCTTCAACTATGTTTTTACAATTCGAACATCTCTTCTCATTGTTTGTAAAGAATTTCTTTCCATTAATATCTTTATATAAAAAGAGGTAATAGATAGCTATCGCCACAATAATTAATAAAAACAATGTCATAAATATCATCCCTTCTCACCTTTTAGAGGATTACCACAAATAGGGCAAACTTTCCAGCTGTCACTTTCAATTATATTTCCGCATTTATTGCACTTATTAGTCCTTACCTGGGACCTTAAGAAAATATAAAGTAAAGTCCCTATTATACCTATAGTAATAACCAGGAGAAACCGCTCATCAACAATATAGCTTGTACTTTTATAGATTCTAGA
Encoded proteins:
- a CDS encoding zinc ribbon domain-containing protein; translated protein: MTLFLLIIVAIAIYYLFLYKDINGKKFFTNNEKRCSNCKNIVEESFNVCPICKETLKKKCENCGERVSPAWKYCPYCENLNNK